A single window of Pyrus communis chromosome 10, drPyrComm1.1, whole genome shotgun sequence DNA harbors:
- the LOC137748216 gene encoding uncharacterized protein, producing the protein MSGGTPTGAGYMRQRHSQGYASSGDDLEDDACSVMRSPSPQSPKVWSRIEILENALWLASAAFIVYYGDRKSNMIYIFCHDERIRRLPLYLGMVGVVLNIIIFFYTSMSAWSVRRFDEKWELESITALPFVTLLGGISFCFFCFALWPIWSFLTLPLLFTLFMAGMVICPYIIIGIFRQQHDVLRTDYASELGEKHY; encoded by the exons ATGTCGGGTGGTACGCCAACTGGGGCCGGATATATGAGGCAGAGGCATAGCCAGGGATATGCATCGAGCGGCGATGATCTTGAGGATGATGCATGCTCGGTTATGCGCTCTCCGTCCCCACAAAGTCCGAAAGTTTGGTCGCGGATTGAGATTTTGGAGAATGCCCTTTGGCTTGCCTCAGCAGCATTCATTGTGTACTATGGTGACAGGAAATCCAATATGATATATATCTTCTGCCATGATGAGCGAATTAGAAG ATTGCCTTTATACCTTGGGATGGTGGGCGTAGTTTTAAACATTATCATCTTCTTTTATACGAGTATGTCGGCATGGAGCGTAAGGAGATTTGACGAGAAATGGGAATTAGAAAGTATAACTGCTCTGCCGTTTGTGACACTACTTGGCGGCATCTCATTTTGCTT CTTCTGCTTTGCTTTGTGGCCAATATGGAGTTTCTTGACGCTTCCTCTTTTG TTCACGCTGTTTATGGCAGGCATGGTTATATGTCCGTACATTATAATCGGGATATTTAGGCAACAGCATGATGTGCTGCGTACAGATTATGCCTCAGAGTTAGGTGAGAAACATTACTGA
- the LOC137746441 gene encoding uncharacterized protein: MASSTPSHEKQKRGGAMSTYKYNPSSGRHLKPESKPVTTMADKTHALRNWFNLSMRKPKPSPEIDVVHCDEKRKQGGNVTYSLDGNFGNGRRGGGGGGGGGGEVMVVEAARKSVSHVETNLASVASFLQVKVLASDMPGFMQVHAFRSARRTYDSLEKFSSKHMAYNLKKEFDKLYGPAWHCIVGSGFGSFVTHSTGCFLYFSMEKLCILLFRTKIQKAVD, encoded by the exons ATGGCGAGTAGCACTCCCAGCCATGAGAAGCAGAAGAGGGGAGGAGCCATGTCCACGTACAAATACAATCCGAGCAGCGGCCGTCACTTAAAGCCGGAATCCAAGCCTGTTACTACAATGGCGGATAAGACCCATGCTTTACGAAACTGGTTCAATTTATCCATGAGAAAACCAAAACCTAGTCCGGAAATTGATGTAGTCCATTGTGACGAGAAGAGGAAGCAGGGCGGGAATGTTACTTATAGTTTAGATGGTAATTTTGGAAATGGAagacgaggaggaggaggcggaggcggaggaggaggggaAGTGATGGTGGTTGAGGCGGCCAGGAAGTCGGTGTCTCATGTGGAAACAAATTTGGCATCAGTGGCTTCATTTCTTCAAGTGAAGGTGTTGGCCTCTGATATGCCTGGGTTCATGCAAGTTCATGCCTTCCGCAGCGCCAGACGAACTTATGACAGCTTGGAGAAGTTTAGCTCAAAACACATGGCTTATAACTTAAAAAAG GAGTTTGATAAATTGTACGGGCCGGCATGGCATTGTATCGTGGGCTCGGGTTTCGGGTCGTTCGTGACCCATTCAACAGGTTGCTTCCTATATTTTTCAATGGAGAAACTGTGCATTCTCTTGTTTAGAACGAAAATCCAGAAAGCTGTGGACTGA
- the LOC137749059 gene encoding uncharacterized protein At1g15400-like, with the protein MAEGLQRSESTFRRQGSSGLIWDDKFLQRALNQVEAEKQAEAAQQAQGGGTAAPTMERSRSNGGKGYRTVKVSPQATDPPSPKVSGCGICGAFGKPKPASARRPKSNKRRS; encoded by the coding sequence ATGGCTGAGGGGCTTCAGAGGTCTGAGAGCACGTTTAGGAGGCAGGGCTCGTCGGGGTTGATTTGGGACGACAAGTTTCTACAGCGGGCGCTGAACCAAGTGGAGGCGGAGAAGCAGGCAGAGGCAGCTCAGCAGGCTCAGGGCGGCGGCACAGCAGCACCCACCATGGAGCGGAGCCGATCCAACGGAGGAAAGGGGTATCGGACGGTCAAAGTTTCGCCACAAGCGACGGACCCGCCTTCCCCGAAAGTCTCCGGCTGCGGGATCTGCGGCGCGTTTGGAAAACCGAAGCCGGCGTCGGCGCGTCGGCCGAAATCGAACAAACGAAGGTCGtag
- the LOC137746901 gene encoding NADH-cytochrome b5 reductase-like protein, whose product MSSLFLHIIVYGKEIMFDSELADRQGFYVSLKPPEKAKSRPIFEFPAHPVKSIQSINWALWLLGPVITDFHARNVKTFPTKVETGNVAKSSGKSARQVASSICALLLPMATFFQRLAKAAPIAFNSSFRGQSKSSFRIPFGAVAAVSGGISYLCYHSSPDLIAGGTGITPMLQVIEAILKNPDDTTQVSLLYANVSPDDILLKQKLDILAASHPNLKVFYTVDNPTKSWIGGKGYISKDMAVKGLPAPGEDTLILVCGPPGMMKHISGDRAQDRSQGELSGILKELGYTEEMVFLIQQG is encoded by the exons ATGTCATCTCTCTTTCTGCACATCATTGTTTACGGAAAGGAGATAATGTTCGATTCCGAATTGGCAGACAGACAAGGATTTTACGTATCTCTGAAACCGCCTGAGAAGGCGAAG TCAAGGCCCATATTTGAATTCCCGGCCCACCCAGTGAAAAGTATCCAATCCATAAATTGGGCCTTGTGGCTATTGGGCCCAGTAATCACTGACTTCCACGCCAGAAACGTTAAGACTTTTCCCACGAAAGTGGAAACTGGAAACGTCGCCAAGAGTAGTGGGAAATCAGCAAGGCAAGTGGCCAGCAGCATTTGTGCTTTGCTTCTTCCAATGGCTACCTTCTTCCAAAGGCTCGCCAAGGCGGCGCCGATCGCCTTCAACAGCTCGTTTCGAGGTCAATCGAAGTCCAGCTTCCGCATTCCCTTCGGAGCAGTCGCAGCCGTCTCCGGCGGAATCTCCTATCTCTGCTACCATTCCTCGCCGGATTTG ATTGCCGGTGGTACAGGTATTACTCCAATGCTTCAGGTTATTGAGGCCATACTAAAAAATCCTGACGACACAACTCAG GTGTCACTTCTTTATGCGAATGTCTCCCCTGATGACATACTGCTTAAACAGAAACTCGACATACTTGCAGCTAGCCACCCAAATTTAAAG GTATTTTACACTGTAGATAATCCAACAAAGAGTTGGATAGGGGGAAAAGGTTACATATCAAAGGACATGGCAGTTAAAGGCTTACCTGCTCCTGGTGAAGATACTCTCATCCTG GTATGTGGTCCTCCTGGGATGATGAAACATATATCTGGTGACAGGGCTCAAGACCGATCGCAAGGAGAG CTCAGTGGCATACTAAAAGAACTCGGGTACACTGAAGAAATGGTATTTTTGATTCAGCAAGGATGA